TCTGTCGTTAACTAATAACGTGGCCTTCGGCGATGGATTCATCATCGAACGAGCCGAGAAAAATGGCTCATTCATCGAGATCGGTCGGATGCCATCGACTTTGCATTCATATACGGACATTTCGCCTGACACGACGAAGGAATATGTTTATCGCGTAAGGTTGTTTGCAGGGACTAAGATAAGCGATCCATCAAATTCAGTTGACCTTGGATTCTGGCCGACGCCCATTTATGTTCGTGGAATTGCGGGCAACTACGGTAAGATGGCTGTTTCCACGGATTACTCGCTTATAGCCCTCACTGATTACAATGGTGGAGACATCACTATCATTAATTATGCGGATTTGCAGACCCTTAAGCAGTTTCACAATGCGAATCTAACAGCGATGTCCGTTGATATCAGCACGTCAAACCAATACGTGGCTGCAGGATTTATGGATCTTACTCAGAACACAGGCTCCATAAAAATCTTCCGATTTAACGACGGATCTTTGTATAGAGAATGGGAGAGATCTAACCCCGTCGATGCGGTCCGGTTTAGTCCGGACGGCTCGCTTATTGCGGCAGATGGATATTCGGGGGCAACCGTTCATGTTCCACCAATTCCTGACCTTCCTGGATCTGTAAGTATAACAGATATCAAAAAGGATTCCGTTATCAGCACAGTATATGGGAATAATGTGATCGCGTTCTCATCAAACCATGCAGCTATTGCAACTGGAGGAGTAGGGTTTTTTGAGTGGAATCCGTTGAATGGCTCTCTTAGAGGAGATCTTTGGCCGGCGGTAACTTATCAGCTTAGGTTTTTCAATGACGGAATCCGGATTGTGTGCGGGGGGACAGCTAATATTTTTGTGGAGGGGGGCTCAAACACTGAAATCTCTTTTCCATATTTCATCAGTTCGTTAGACTTAACACCTGACAACAAATTTTTAGTTGTTCTAGGTGAATATGTACCAATTGTAATAAAGGTTGATGGCTGGATTGTTGTCAGTTCTACTATTCTTAAGAGTGATTATAGTTCGATTTTGTGTTTGCCCAATGGACGCTTCATACTTGCTGGGCCATCTGGATTATCGGAATATCAACTCGAAAATCAGTGGGAAAGCCCAGTATCTTTTAATTAGCACCCATGATCCGCTTTTCGACGATTCTACTCACGCCCTGAAGCTGAGGAAAAGCCAAAGCGACCCGTGCAGAGCAACGTCACAAACAAATTGCTCAAAGTTGTCTGTGCAATAGTAAGGTCAGAATCTAATACATTCATAACGCCAGATCCGTCCGGCCGTTCCTGTTGGAAACGGCTAGACAATGTGGTGGTTTTCAAGCTGACGGAACCAGCGGTTGGCGAATGCGCCGTGGGAAGGAAAGCAAAATCAAACGAATGTCCGTCTCTGCCGCGCAACATTCTACATGGAACTGGCTGCACGTTGCCTCAGATTAACCACGGTACGTTAGAACAGATGGATTGTTTTTTGAGTTCGGCCCCTGCAATAGAACGCAATTAGCTCCTTTGTCGTTGAAAGGAATTCATCATGAAGGCATGTTTTTTGGCAGCTGTCTATCTTTTAATCTTAGTACCAGCAAATGCACAATGGACGCACCTGCCTTCCCCCTTGCCATCCATGGGCTCAAAAATAGTATCGCTTGTTTACTACGACAATGCACTGTTCGCTAGCGTTGACGGCAGCGGCATTTACCTTTCTGCGGACAGCGGATTCACTTGGACACCATCAAATATCGGAATTGCGCCTAATGCCCTTTATCTCACCTTATGCGTACACGATTCTACTCTGTACGCCGGAGATTTCAACAGCGCTATAATCTATACAAGCGTTGATACGGGAAAAAGTTGGCAGGTTTTTTCGAACCGCCATTCTGATTTACACGTTATTGAGTATTTGTTTGCCGATGACTCATGCATTTTTGCACTGGGAAATGAAAACACCGTCGATTTATTGGGGATATCAAGGGACCATGGCAATACCTGGACATTCGACAGCAGCTTCAATGCCGCGGTGGGTCAGGTCACGGGCACAGATACGGCTTTATATCTGCTCTCAAGCAATGGTTATCCCGTGGCAGACATTCTAAAATCTACTGACGAAGGCCGCACCTGGAATTTCATCGCAAGTGATACAACACCTTCAGACGGGCTGGGGAATATTTCTTCATTGTCGATTATCGATGCGAAAATTTTCATTACCAGAGGGAACTGGGTTTTTCGGCTTAACGAAGAAGGAGCATGGGATAGGCTTCCGGACAGCTTAGACAACAATATTACGGCGGCAACGGTCGGTACATCGGTCACTTCACAAATGGAGAAAAACCTCACGGTAAAGGATGAGTCGAGCTATTATGCCGGAACCGATCATGGCTCATTATTCCAATATCCGCTATCTCACATGGTCACTGCTGTTCAAGAATCGAAAGATCAAAGACCAGCCAGCTACGTATTAAATCAGAACTACCCAAACCCCTTCAATCC
This genomic window from Bacteroidota bacterium contains:
- a CDS encoding T9SS type A sorting domain-containing protein produces the protein MKACFLAAVYLLILVPANAQWTHLPSPLPSMGSKIVSLVYYDNALFASVDGSGIYLSADSGFTWTPSNIGIAPNALYLTLCVHDSTLYAGDFNSAIIYTSVDTGKSWQVFSNRHSDLHVIEYLFADDSCIFALGNENTVDLLGISRDHGNTWTFDSSFNAAVGQVTGTDTALYLLSSNGYPVADILKSTDEGRTWNFIASDTTPSDGLGNISSLSIIDAKIFITRGNWVFRLNEEGAWDRLPDSLDNNITAATVGTSVTSQMEKNLTVKDESSYYAGTDHGSLFQYPLSHMVTAVQESKDQRPASYVLNQNYPNPFNPSTVITYQSPVNSLVTLRVYDELGRQVGTLVSDNQTAGTHSVIFNASNLSSGVYFYRLSAGIFVQTKKLMLLK